A genomic window from Flavobacterium azooxidireducens includes:
- a CDS encoding IS110 family RNA-guided transposase, translating into MKNIIIGIDISKKTLDICIKDEKVSYFTIENKVQSIKRFFKIYSTSYPIVAMENTGKYNWNLLQVLESHNFKVYIISPLHLKKSMGLTRGKNDKVDALRICNFIEKNHQEITQWKPSSLTIRKIKVLLTERAARIKMRKQLTSQQDDYKLMKGINMDKELLKLNLQLVKSIDIQIKNIEKSIEEVISSESDLKNNYQLMKSVPGVGKVLSWIILAKTEGFTTITDPRKMACYSGVVPFDFQSGTSIKRRSGVSRLADKTVKSVLHLGAMSAIRNDNDLRNYYLRKVEEGKNKMSVRNAVRNKIIHRVFAVIKNQIPYQKNLVLS; encoded by the coding sequence ATGAAAAACATTATTATTGGCATTGACATCAGTAAGAAGACTTTAGACATTTGTATCAAAGATGAAAAAGTTTCCTATTTTACTATTGAAAACAAAGTACAGAGTATTAAGCGTTTTTTTAAAATTTATTCTACTAGCTATCCTATTGTAGCTATGGAAAATACGGGTAAATATAATTGGAATTTGTTGCAGGTCTTGGAATCTCACAACTTTAAAGTTTATATCATATCACCCTTACACTTAAAGAAGAGTATGGGCCTTACAAGAGGAAAAAATGACAAGGTTGATGCACTTCGAATTTGTAATTTTATCGAGAAGAACCATCAAGAAATTACACAATGGAAACCTTCATCCTTGACAATCAGAAAAATTAAAGTACTGCTTACAGAAAGAGCAGCAAGAATAAAAATGAGAAAACAATTGACGAGCCAGCAGGATGACTACAAACTGATGAAAGGAATTAATATGGACAAGGAATTGCTGAAATTAAATTTGCAACTTGTTAAGAGTATTGATATTCAAATTAAAAACATAGAAAAAAGTATAGAAGAAGTTATCTCTAGTGAATCAGATTTAAAAAATAATTATCAATTGATGAAGTCTGTTCCTGGTGTAGGTAAAGTGCTCTCGTGGATTATTTTGGCAAAAACGGAAGGGTTTACAACTATAACAGATCCAAGGAAAATGGCCTGTTATAGCGGAGTTGTTCCTTTTGATTTTCAGTCAGGCACATCAATAAAGCGAAGATCCGGAGTGTCAAGGCTTGCTGATAAAACAGTTAAAAGTGTCTTGCATCTAGGAGCGATGAGTGCTATTAGGAATGATAATGACTTAAGAAATTATTATCTTCGAAAAGTAGAAGAAGGTAAAAATAAAATGAGCGTTAGAAATGCAGTTAGAAACAAAATAATACATCGGGTTTTTGCAGTAATTAAAAACCAAATTCCTTATCAAAAAAATTTGGTTTTATCATAG